A genomic stretch from Pomacea canaliculata isolate SZHN2017 linkage group LG2, ASM307304v1, whole genome shotgun sequence includes:
- the LOC112556679 gene encoding cytochrome P450 3A41-like: protein MYLTLVIVLFALLLFYRYLKENYKLFIKDGVDGPTPVYIFGNLGEFAGKDPLEKFTELTNRFGKVFGFYQGLTPSIVVSDPDLIQQILVKNFSKFNGRPRFLPFLHFEEKEILQNVCGSKWKNMREAMASAFNNTNIQKVFPRLLHVADQFVDELQRLVLKHPQGFDIQKLNECYALDSVAFTALGLETKAIAHGEECMMLQYVYAYDNSASPENAASGLARAYQCLEVLKIVDIKHKRLAKEYFDCLSHHMESERQKVNTSARPKSMLQHLLTYNPTSRDHATNPARSPLTTSEILGLTSSMVGGGVGSTASALDFTLHCLAVHPRHQEKLRQEVLNVCGVEGNFTIEQVREIDYLDQVINESLRFYPIAPGVARTCSEDCVVNGVQFRAGTEVRLMGITQYKDPEIFPDPLTFKPERFSKEEKSRHPGSWFPFGAGPRMCVGMHLAQLHLKVAIIKLLQNFEISTSDLTQDPLPVTLRPHLSPRNGVHIRLTRIAR, encoded by the exons ATGTATCTGACTCTTGTCATCGTGCTCTTCGCTCTGCTTCTCTTTTACAG ATATCTCAAGGAGAACTACAAACTTTTTATCAAAGATGGCGTAGATGGTCCAACGCCTGTCTATATTTTCGGAAACCTCGGAGAGTTTGCCGGAAAG gatCCCCTTGAGAAGTTTACAGAACTAACAAATCGCTTTGGCAAAGTATTTGG GTTCTACCAGGGGTTGACTCCAAGTATTGTTGTGTCGGATCCTGATCTTATTCAGCAGATCCTTGTCAAGAACTTTTCCAAGTTCAACGGCAGGCCG CGCTTTTTACCTTTCCTCCACTTCGAAGAAAAGGAAATTCTACAGAATGTCTGTGGAAGCAAATGGAAAAATATGCGTGAAGCTATGGCATCAGCGTTCAATAACACCAATATCCAAAAG GTTTTTCCCAGATTACTGCACGTTGCTGACCAATTTGTTGATGAGCTGCAGCGGTTGGTCTTGAAACACCCGCAAGGATTCGACATCCAAAA ACTCAATGAGTGCTATGCGCTCGATTCCGTGGCGTTTACAGCCCTCGGCCTTGAGACCAAAGCCATAGCCCATGGAGAGGAATGCATGATGCTGCAATACGTGTACGCGTACGACAATTCTGCTTCACCTGAAAACGCGGCTTCTGGTCTAGCCC GTGCGTATCAATGTTTGGAAGTCTTGAAGATAGTGGACATAAAGCACAAGCGACTGGccaaagaatattttgattgtCTTTCCCATCATATGGAATCAGAGCGACAGAAG GTGAATACCTCTGCACGGCCAAAAAGCATGTTGCAACACCTGCTAACGTATAACCCCACCAGCAGGGACCATGCCACCAACCCCGCGCGCAGCCCGCTGACCACCAGCGAGATCCTGGGCCTGACGTCAAGCATGGTCGGGGGAGGGGTGGGCTCCACTGCCTCGGCCCTCGACTTCACGCTCCACTGCCTGGCTGTCCATCCACGCCACCAGGAGAAGTTGCGGCAAGAAGTGCTGAACGTTTGCGGAGTGGAG gGAAACTTTACTATTGAACAGGTGCGAGAAATAGACTACTTAGACCAGGTCATCAATGAATCTCTGAGATTTTATCCTATTGCTCCGGG TGTGGCCCGAACCTGTTCAGAGGACTGTGTAGTGAACGGCGTTCAGTTTCGAGCGGGTACAGAGGTTCGTCTAATGGGAATTACACAATACAAGGACCCAGAGATCTTCCCAGACCCCCTAACCTTCAAGCCTGAGAG gttttcaaaagaagaaaaatcaagacATCCCGGTTCTTGGTTTCCGTTCGGCGCCGGTCCTCGCATGTGTGTGGGAATGCACCTGGCCCAGCTGCACCTCAAAGTAGCAATCATCAAGCTCCTTCAGAACTTTGAGATCTCGACCTCTGACTTAACGCAAGATCCCCTGCCGGTGACATTGCGCCCACACTTGAGCCCCAGAAATGGTGTTCACATTCGATTGACGAGAATCGCTCGCTGA
- the LOC112556678 gene encoding cytochrome P450 3A18-like, which translates to MYLTLVIVLFALLLFYRYLKENYKLFIKDGVDGPTPVYIFGNLGEFAGKDPLQTFTELTKRFGKVFGFYQGLTPSIVVSDPDLIQQILVKNFSKFNGRPRYLPFRHFEENEIPQNLSGSKWKHMREVMMPAFKNTNIQKVFPGLLHVADQFVDELQRLVLKHPQGFDIQNLNECYALDSVAFTALGLETKAIAHGKECMMLRYLKAWEDSASSENAASGLALAYQCLEVLKIVDIKHKRLAKEYFDCLSHHMESERQKMNTSARPKSMLQHLLTYNTTSKDHASKTVRSPLTTTEILSMASGIVVGGVSPTAAVLGFTLHCLAVHPRHQEKLRKEVLNVCGEEGNFTIEQVREIDYLDQVINESLRFYPTAPGVARTCSEDCVVNGVQFRAGTEVRLMGITQYKDPEIFPDPLTFKPERFSKEEKSIHPGSWFPFGAGPRMCMGMHLAQLQLKVAIIKLLQNFEISTSDLTQDPLPVTLRPHLSPRNGVHIRLTRIAR; encoded by the exons ATGTACCTGACTCTTGTCATCGTGCTCTTCGCTCTGCTTCTCTTTTACAG ATATCTCAAGGAGAACTACAAACTTTTTATCAAAGATGGCGTAGATGGTCCAACGCCTGTCTATATTTTCGGAAACCTCGGAGAGTTTGCCggcaag gatCCCCTTCAGACGTTTACAGAACTAACAAAGCGCTTTGGCAAAGTATTCGG GTTCTACCAGGGGTTGACTCCAAGCATTGTTGTGTCGGATCCTGATCTTATTCAGCAGATCCTTGTCAAGAACTTTTCCAAGTTCAACGGCAGGCCG CGCTATTTACCTTTCCGCCACTTCGAAGAGAATGAAATTCCACAGAACCTCAGTGGAAGCAAATGGAAACATATGCGTGAAGTTATGATGCCGGCGTTTAAGAATACGAATATCCAAAAG GTGTTTCCCGGATTACTTCACGTTGCTGACCAGTTTGTTGATGAGCTGCAGCGGTTGGTCTTGAAACACCCGCAAGGATTCGACATCCAAAA CCTCAATGAGTGTTATGCGCTCGATTCCGTGGCGTTTACAGCCCTCGGCCTTGAGACCAAAGCCATAGCCCATGGAAAGGAATGCATGATGCTGCGATACCTGAAGGCGTGGGAAGATTCTGCTTCATCTGAAAACGCGGCTTCTGGTCTAGCCC TTGCGTATCAATGTTTGGAAGTCTTGAAGATAGTGGACATAAAGCACAAGCGACTGGccaaagaatattttgattgtCTTTCCCATCATATGGAATCAGAGCGACAAAAG ATGAATACCTCTGCACGACCAAAAAGCATGTTGCAACACCTGCTAACGTATAACACCACCAGCAAGGACCATGCCAGCAAAACCGTGCGCAGCCCGCTGACCACCACCGAGATCCTGAGCATGGCTTCTGGCATTGTCGTGGGAGGGGTGAGCCCCACTGCTGCGGTCCTCGGCTTCACGCTCCACTGCCTGGCTGTCCATCCACGCCACCAGGAGAAGTTGCGGAAAGAAGTGCTGAACGTTTGCGGAGAGGAG gGAAACTTTACTATTGAACAGGTGCGAGAAATAGACTACTTAGACCAGGTCATCAATGAATCTCTGAGATTTTATCCTACTGCTCCAGG TGTGGCCCGCACCTGTTCAGAGGACTGCGTAGTGAACGGCGTTCAGTTTCGAGCGGGTACAGAGGTTCGTCTAATGGGAATTACACAATACAAGGACCCAGAGATCTTCCCAGACCCCCTAACCTTCAAACCTGAGAG gttttcaaaagaagaaaaatcaatacATCCCGGTTCTTGGTTTCCGTTCGGCGCCGGTCCTCGCATGTGTATGGGAATGCACCTGGCCCAGCTGCAGCTCAAAGTAGCAATCATCAAGCTCCTTCAGAACTTTGAGATCTCGACCTCTGACTTAACGCAAGATCCCCTGCCGGTGACATTGCGCCCACACTTGAGCCCCAGAAATGGTGTTCACATTCGACTGACGAGAATCGCTCGCTGA